One part of the Hippoglossus hippoglossus isolate fHipHip1 chromosome 11, fHipHip1.pri, whole genome shotgun sequence genome encodes these proteins:
- the LOC117770332 gene encoding uncharacterized protein LOC117770332 isoform X1 produces the protein MPNCCVCAGCTNSSLSGHRVHCFPDRTASEAGFTAWLRFVQERRPEFTARSVRKNTVVCGVHFTEEDYDPRELMKHRMGFREQNRVRLKPDAAPSIHAAAASGELAAAASDSGASQKHDLSPERMEDLASDSLSGTTPKNKMEEGEGFSLCGKEVVAEANLRDEYYWKLVADFIGPQSGEGLELEQTKCKNRLLIQVGLMREDNNFPWTAVVNWLKNIFPRHYAADFRRLVERGIATTLSLGAVARRTFMASDVNFNFVGPICDSIGVERPHLLEMRDFSERAQSMEVTNGLILELSNFVTREKLAPVIIVTWLRNFNREFCKNGNIQSAYKVLKPKIKKVKFCYHNYETRSHRRNAAMENLLQSPFELVWEKKPRFLQKKRMRRDSNRERVRIKEEYESFEIMPGEGSGMDRGVVKKVTVKEHVSLREESDEGLEGSSNGEGILDVRRPLTLLDITMLSVHKLSKVYGGKTAECKQLSLDLLKNHFALTCKEHPAMAEFDNKVNLLGKEISLVSPVNFIHYNANFLVDVHDAVEQHILNFEREITLSAGENLGRDKLPKFKGFVNLQESATSRYIHMASNILSPRNTDWQNSQNHWIAFCEEKNNPSKLAANQSNKFNNYFEAAAGLIHHHKEVALFFSDVLSLNNDDYSNVILESVAADANDSMIQCLVCVLAIIYCKILGPYWQLLKSGGEFSLFSQYMLRLYQRFLDWSKDPSTLLEPEEITNVFLQCPSQEKTFDGVFHYCGEWHTNRDLIKACLKRAIKIIAGVTEDHLKNFLPGGTFSQLPSPDLSVQLASCTFSVLMAKYPISHVYPYKKKRSDKSPKPSSQKSLPLESSQEEEGRSGSLDNSSDESCGGQAKKNTHSGQQDDGSSSKREISVRVQEETEENMDSNYITSTVRTNGGPCMSQQDVDRMMLRFDGKPRQEKREAIRCEILYQKMILNNTSTHLNGIFRNSTEMVMKLKLALPRIKPGFSLVLAPKKTNPK, from the exons ATGCCGAACTGCTGCGTGTGCGCGGGCTGCACGAACTCCAGCCTGTCGGGCCACCGCGTCCACTGCTTCCCCGACAGGACGGCGAGCGAAGCCGGCTTCACGGCCTGGCTGCGCTTCGTGCAGGAGAGGAGACCGGAGTTCACCGCGCGATCCGTGAGGAAGAACACGGTGGTGTGCGGCGTCCACTTCACGGAGGAAGACTACGACCCCCGTGAGCTGATGAAGCACCGGATGGGATTCCGAGAGCAGAACCGAGTGAGGCTGAAACCGGACGCGGCTCCTTCGATCCACGCCGCGGCTGCTTCGGGGGAACTCGCCGCTGCAGCTTCGGACTCCGGCGCTTCGCAGAAACACGACCTGAGCCCA GAAAGAATGGAGGATTTGGCCAGTGACTCGTTGTCGGGGACAACACCGAAG AACAAAATGGAGGAGGGCGaaggtttctctctgtgtggaaaAGAAGTTGTAGCTGAAGCTAATCTGA gagaTGAGTACTATTGGAAGCTTGTTGCCGATTTCATTGGGCCTCAGTCGGGGGAGGGACTGGAGCTTGAACAGACGAAATGCAAGAACAGACTTCTGATTCAAGTGGGACTCATGAGAGAGGATAATAATTTCCCGTGGACTGCCGTTGTTAATTGGCTCAAAAACATTTTCCCCAGGCACTATGCTGCTGATTTCCGTCGGTTGGTTGAAAGAGGCATTGCGACAACTTTGAGTCTGGGAGCTGTAGCGAGACGGACCTTCATGGCATCGGATGTCAATTTTAACTTTGTTGGCCCCATATGTGATAGCATTGGAGTTGAACGACCACATCTTTTGGAAATGAGGGATTTTTCAGAGAGAGCGCAATCGATGGAAGTCACAAATGGATTGATTCTTGAGCTGAGCAACTTTGTCACGAGGGAGAAGCTCGCCCCAGTCATCATAGTAACTTGGCTTAGAAACTTCAACCGGGAGTTTTGCAAGAATGGGAATATTCAAAGTGCTTATAAAGTCCTTAAACCCAAGATAAAAAAGGTGAAATTTTGCTACCATAATTATGAAACCAGAAGTCACAGGAGGAATGCAGCGATGGAGAATCTGCTTCAAAGTCCATTTGAACTGGTGTGGGAAAAAAAGCCCAGGTTTCTTCAGAAGAAACGCATGAGAAGAGATAGCAATCGTGAAAGAGTTAGAATCAAGGAAGAATATGAGAGCTTTGAAATCATGCCAGGTGAAGGTTCTGGGATGGACCGAGGGGTCGTGAAGAAAGTGACAGTGAAAGAACACGTCTCTTTACGAGAAGAAAGCGATGAGGGTCTGGAAGGATCCAGCAATGGAGAGGGAATCTTAGACGTCCGACGGCCCCTGACGCTGCTCGACATCACAATGCTGTCGGTTCACAAGCTGTCAAAGGTGTACGGTGGCAAAACTGCAGAATGCAAACAACTTTCCTTGGACCTCCTCAAAAATCATTTTGCTCTGACATGCAAGGAGCATCCAGCCATGGCAGAGTTTGACAACAAAGTCAATTTGCTCGGGAAGGAGATCTCACTGGTTTCTCCTGTGAACTTTATACACTACAACGCCAATTTCCTTGTTGACGTACATGATGCAGTTGAGCAACACATTTTGAACTTTGAAAGAGAGATCACTCTCTCAGCGGGAGAGAATCTAGGCCGTGACAAGCTTCCAAAATTCAAGGGGTTTGTGAATCTGCAAGAAAGTGCCACCTCACGCTACATCCACATGGCTTCTAATATCCTTAGCCCTCGAAACACGGATTGGCAGAACTCCCAAAATCACTGGATCGCCTTCTGCGAGGAAAAGAACAACCCGTCCAAACTCGCAGCAAATCAGTCAAACAAATTCAACAACTACTTTGAAGCCGCAGCGGGTCTTATCCACCATCACAAGGAGGttgctctcttcttctctgacgTGCTGTCACTAAACAACGATGATTACTCAAACGTCATTCTTGAGAGCGTTGCCGCTGACGCCAATGATTCCATGATTCAGTGCCTTGTGTGCGTCCTGGCCATCATTTACTGCAAAATCCTCGGCCCGTACTGGCAGCTTTTAAAAAGTGGAGGCGAGTTCTCGCTCTTTAGCCAGTACATGCTCCGTCTTTACCAAAGGTTCCTCGATTGGTCCAAAGATCCTTCAACTCTGCTGGAGCCGGAAGAGATTACAAACGTTTTTCTGCAGTGCCCATCGCAAGAGAAAACCTTTGATGGCGTGTTTCATTACTGTGGTGAGTGGCACACAAATCGGGACCTGATCAAAGCTTGCCTGAAGAGGGCGATAAAGATTATTGCAGGCGTCACTGAGGATCACCTGAAGAATTTCCTGCCGGGAGGAACATTTTCCCAACTCCCTTCACCAGATTTAAGCGTGCAACTGGCGAGTTGCACGTTCTCCGTCCTGATGGCGAAATATCCCATCAGCCATGTGTACCCTTACAAGAAGAAGAGATCTGACAAGTCCCCGAAACCCTCCTCACAGAAGAGCTTGCCCCTGGAGAGCTCCCAGGAAGAAGAAGGCCGCTCTGGTTCGTTGGATAACAGCTCTGATGAATCTTGCGGTGGTCAAGCTAAGAAGAATACACACTCTGGCCAACAAGATGATGGAAGCAGCAGTAAAAGAGAAATTTCAGTGAGAGTACAAGAAGAGACCGAGGAGAACATGGACAGTAACTACATCACGTCCACAGTGAGGACAAACGGAGGGCCGTGCATGTCGCAGCAAGACGTCGACAGAATGATGCTGCGCTTTGACGGGAAACCCCGGCAGGAGAAGCGAGAAGCGATTCGTTGCGAGATACTGTACCAGAAGATGATTCTCAACAACACGAGCACACACTTGAATGGTATTTTCCGCAACTCCACTGAGATGGTAATGAAGCTGAAGCTTGCACTTCCCAGAATCAAACCTGGGTTCTCTCTGGTTTTGGCTCCTAAAAAGACAAACCCAAAGTAG
- the LOC117770332 gene encoding uncharacterized protein LOC117770332 isoform X2, with the protein MEDLASDSLSGTTPKNKMEEGEGFSLCGKEVVAEANLRDEYYWKLVADFIGPQSGEGLELEQTKCKNRLLIQVGLMREDNNFPWTAVVNWLKNIFPRHYAADFRRLVERGIATTLSLGAVARRTFMASDVNFNFVGPICDSIGVERPHLLEMRDFSERAQSMEVTNGLILELSNFVTREKLAPVIIVTWLRNFNREFCKNGNIQSAYKVLKPKIKKVKFCYHNYETRSHRRNAAMENLLQSPFELVWEKKPRFLQKKRMRRDSNRERVRIKEEYESFEIMPGEGSGMDRGVVKKVTVKEHVSLREESDEGLEGSSNGEGILDVRRPLTLLDITMLSVHKLSKVYGGKTAECKQLSLDLLKNHFALTCKEHPAMAEFDNKVNLLGKEISLVSPVNFIHYNANFLVDVHDAVEQHILNFEREITLSAGENLGRDKLPKFKGFVNLQESATSRYIHMASNILSPRNTDWQNSQNHWIAFCEEKNNPSKLAANQSNKFNNYFEAAAGLIHHHKEVALFFSDVLSLNNDDYSNVILESVAADANDSMIQCLVCVLAIIYCKILGPYWQLLKSGGEFSLFSQYMLRLYQRFLDWSKDPSTLLEPEEITNVFLQCPSQEKTFDGVFHYCGEWHTNRDLIKACLKRAIKIIAGVTEDHLKNFLPGGTFSQLPSPDLSVQLASCTFSVLMAKYPISHVYPYKKKRSDKSPKPSSQKSLPLESSQEEEGRSGSLDNSSDESCGGQAKKNTHSGQQDDGSSSKREISVRVQEETEENMDSNYITSTVRTNGGPCMSQQDVDRMMLRFDGKPRQEKREAIRCEILYQKMILNNTSTHLNGIFRNSTEMVMKLKLALPRIKPGFSLVLAPKKTNPK; encoded by the exons ATGGAGGATTTGGCCAGTGACTCGTTGTCGGGGACAACACCGAAG AACAAAATGGAGGAGGGCGaaggtttctctctgtgtggaaaAGAAGTTGTAGCTGAAGCTAATCTGA gagaTGAGTACTATTGGAAGCTTGTTGCCGATTTCATTGGGCCTCAGTCGGGGGAGGGACTGGAGCTTGAACAGACGAAATGCAAGAACAGACTTCTGATTCAAGTGGGACTCATGAGAGAGGATAATAATTTCCCGTGGACTGCCGTTGTTAATTGGCTCAAAAACATTTTCCCCAGGCACTATGCTGCTGATTTCCGTCGGTTGGTTGAAAGAGGCATTGCGACAACTTTGAGTCTGGGAGCTGTAGCGAGACGGACCTTCATGGCATCGGATGTCAATTTTAACTTTGTTGGCCCCATATGTGATAGCATTGGAGTTGAACGACCACATCTTTTGGAAATGAGGGATTTTTCAGAGAGAGCGCAATCGATGGAAGTCACAAATGGATTGATTCTTGAGCTGAGCAACTTTGTCACGAGGGAGAAGCTCGCCCCAGTCATCATAGTAACTTGGCTTAGAAACTTCAACCGGGAGTTTTGCAAGAATGGGAATATTCAAAGTGCTTATAAAGTCCTTAAACCCAAGATAAAAAAGGTGAAATTTTGCTACCATAATTATGAAACCAGAAGTCACAGGAGGAATGCAGCGATGGAGAATCTGCTTCAAAGTCCATTTGAACTGGTGTGGGAAAAAAAGCCCAGGTTTCTTCAGAAGAAACGCATGAGAAGAGATAGCAATCGTGAAAGAGTTAGAATCAAGGAAGAATATGAGAGCTTTGAAATCATGCCAGGTGAAGGTTCTGGGATGGACCGAGGGGTCGTGAAGAAAGTGACAGTGAAAGAACACGTCTCTTTACGAGAAGAAAGCGATGAGGGTCTGGAAGGATCCAGCAATGGAGAGGGAATCTTAGACGTCCGACGGCCCCTGACGCTGCTCGACATCACAATGCTGTCGGTTCACAAGCTGTCAAAGGTGTACGGTGGCAAAACTGCAGAATGCAAACAACTTTCCTTGGACCTCCTCAAAAATCATTTTGCTCTGACATGCAAGGAGCATCCAGCCATGGCAGAGTTTGACAACAAAGTCAATTTGCTCGGGAAGGAGATCTCACTGGTTTCTCCTGTGAACTTTATACACTACAACGCCAATTTCCTTGTTGACGTACATGATGCAGTTGAGCAACACATTTTGAACTTTGAAAGAGAGATCACTCTCTCAGCGGGAGAGAATCTAGGCCGTGACAAGCTTCCAAAATTCAAGGGGTTTGTGAATCTGCAAGAAAGTGCCACCTCACGCTACATCCACATGGCTTCTAATATCCTTAGCCCTCGAAACACGGATTGGCAGAACTCCCAAAATCACTGGATCGCCTTCTGCGAGGAAAAGAACAACCCGTCCAAACTCGCAGCAAATCAGTCAAACAAATTCAACAACTACTTTGAAGCCGCAGCGGGTCTTATCCACCATCACAAGGAGGttgctctcttcttctctgacgTGCTGTCACTAAACAACGATGATTACTCAAACGTCATTCTTGAGAGCGTTGCCGCTGACGCCAATGATTCCATGATTCAGTGCCTTGTGTGCGTCCTGGCCATCATTTACTGCAAAATCCTCGGCCCGTACTGGCAGCTTTTAAAAAGTGGAGGCGAGTTCTCGCTCTTTAGCCAGTACATGCTCCGTCTTTACCAAAGGTTCCTCGATTGGTCCAAAGATCCTTCAACTCTGCTGGAGCCGGAAGAGATTACAAACGTTTTTCTGCAGTGCCCATCGCAAGAGAAAACCTTTGATGGCGTGTTTCATTACTGTGGTGAGTGGCACACAAATCGGGACCTGATCAAAGCTTGCCTGAAGAGGGCGATAAAGATTATTGCAGGCGTCACTGAGGATCACCTGAAGAATTTCCTGCCGGGAGGAACATTTTCCCAACTCCCTTCACCAGATTTAAGCGTGCAACTGGCGAGTTGCACGTTCTCCGTCCTGATGGCGAAATATCCCATCAGCCATGTGTACCCTTACAAGAAGAAGAGATCTGACAAGTCCCCGAAACCCTCCTCACAGAAGAGCTTGCCCCTGGAGAGCTCCCAGGAAGAAGAAGGCCGCTCTGGTTCGTTGGATAACAGCTCTGATGAATCTTGCGGTGGTCAAGCTAAGAAGAATACACACTCTGGCCAACAAGATGATGGAAGCAGCAGTAAAAGAGAAATTTCAGTGAGAGTACAAGAAGAGACCGAGGAGAACATGGACAGTAACTACATCACGTCCACAGTGAGGACAAACGGAGGGCCGTGCATGTCGCAGCAAGACGTCGACAGAATGATGCTGCGCTTTGACGGGAAACCCCGGCAGGAGAAGCGAGAAGCGATTCGTTGCGAGATACTGTACCAGAAGATGATTCTCAACAACACGAGCACACACTTGAATGGTATTTTCCGCAACTCCACTGAGATGGTAATGAAGCTGAAGCTTGCACTTCCCAGAATCAAACCTGGGTTCTCTCTGGTTTTGGCTCCTAAAAAGACAAACCCAAAGTAG
- the slc52a2 gene encoding solute carrier family 52, riboflavin transporter, member 2, with protein sequence MSGRWWSSATVTHALTALFAMGSWVSVNSLWVELPVVVRVLPEGWNLPASLSVLIAFGNLGPIAVTITHHCAPGRLNERLVIHCIQLLAVVASALLAVFWSHTVTIAGEERSLPFLLFTFVLSLVCCTSNVTFLPFMFRYPPQYIRTFFIGQGLSALFPCIVALGQGVGKLECKTVNGTVHPEYLEESFPVQNFFWFLFVMLSVSAASFLALTRRQVESPPDEPPQASDAAEAVKNGDETHPLRNGGTPVSEEQVQVEEQQPPAQTFWTSHNIYLLALLAVSNALTNGVLPSVQSFSCLPYGIMTFHLSVVFGNIANPVACFLAMFFVLRTATGLGFLSLAGGVFAAYLVALAALSPCPPLLGNPAGVALVVVSWIIFTGLFSYLKVVIGTLLHEKGHAALLWCGIFIQAGSLIGALSMFPLINVYHVFASAQDCVDNCIKQEIFNNSSLYTNGS encoded by the exons ATGTCCGGCCGCTGGTGGAGCAGCGCCACGGTGACCCACGCGCTCACGGCTCTGTTCGCCATGGGCTCGTGGGTTTCCGTCAACAGTCTGTGGGTCGAGCTGCCGGTGGTTGTCCGTGTCCTGCCGGAAG GGTGGAAccttcctgcctccctctcaGTGCTCATAGCGTTTGGGAACCTGGGTCCCATAGCAGTGACGATCACCCACCACTGTGCTCCGGGGCGTCTGAACGAGCGCCTGGTCATCCACTGCATCCAGCTGCTGGCCGTGGTGGCGTCCGCTCTCCTCGCCGTCTTCTGGTCACACACTGTCACGATAGCGGGAGAGGAAAGGTCGCTGCCGTTCCTGCTCTTCACCTTCGTGCTGTCTCTGGTCTGCTGCACGTCCAACGTCACCTTCCTGCCTTTCATGTTTCGTTACCCCCCCCAGTATATCCGTACGTTTTTCATCGGTCAGGGCCTCAGCGCCTTGTTCCCGTGCATCGTGGCCTTAGGACAAGGTGTTGGCAAGCTGGAGTGTAAAACGGTGAATGGGACGGTGCATCCGGAGTATTTAGAAGAGAGCTTTCCCGTCCAGAACTTCTTCTGGTTCTTGTTTGTCATGCTGTCGGTCTCGGCTGCAAGCTTCCTGGCTTTGACCCGGAGGCAGGTGGAATCGCCGCCCGACGAACCGCCACAGGCGTCAGACGCCGCGGAGGCGGTGAAGAACGGAGACGAGACGCACCCTCTGCGTAACGGAGGGACGCCGGTGTCTGAGGAGcaggtgcaggtggaggagcagcagccacCGGCTCAGACCTTCTGGACGTCACACAACATCTACCTGCTGGCGCTGCTCGCCGTCTCCAACGCCCTCACCAACGGGGTCCTGCCATCCGTGCAGAGTTTCTCCTGTCTGCCCTATGGCATCATGACCTTTCACCTCTCCGTGGTCTTTGGCAACATAGCAAACCCCGTGGCCTGCTTCCTGGCCATGTTTTTTGTCCTCAG GACGGCCACAGGTCTGGGCTTCTTGTCCTTAGCGGGGGGAGTGTTCGCTGCATATCTCGTGGCGTTAGCAGCTCTCAGCCCCTGCCCTCCACTCCTGGGAAACCCTGCTGGCGTGGCTTTAGTG GTCGTCTCCTGGATCATCTTCACCGGCCTCTTCTCCTACCTGAAGGTGGTGATTGGGACTTTGCTTCACGAGAAGGGTCACGCTGCCCTGCTGTGGTGTGGCATCTTCATCCAGGCCGGCTCCCTTATCGGGGCGCTCAGCATGTTCCCCCTGATCAACGTCTACCACGTGTTCGCCAGTGCTCAGGACTGTGTGGATAACTGCATTAAACAGGAGATATTTAATAACTCCAGTCTTTATACGAACGGCTCCTGA
- the si:ch73-196l6.5 gene encoding riboflavin transporter 2: MSLLTHLLAVLFGMGSWVSINGLWVELPLIVPQIPEGWYLPSYLSILIQMANVGPLFVTLMHRFRPGALNETAVIYVIIVLGTVASFLLGFFWKETVVVAGVSRSVALLVLTFFLATVDCTSSVTFLPFMMRLKPQYLTTYYIGEGVSGLLPALVALVQGVGVVHCLNNTQSLNHSLNGSVTFDLQAQYQPANFSAEVFFFFLSAMMLVSLGAFLLLNYHPAVAREHPTGRYTNGVKEKSQKNRQLVEQKPMMDPYKPPNQNSFGTGAYSWMQVFYIFVILAWANALTNVVLPSVQSYSCMPYGNKVYHLSATMAAVSNPLACFIAMFLPIRSLLLMAALTVVGTGAGAYIMGTAVLSPCPLLVNDTSGGVIIVLAWIVFILTLSYVKVIIGVILRDEGHSALVWCGAVVQLGSLLGAVTMFPLVSVYSFFSSGDPCNTKCP; the protein is encoded by the exons ATGTCGCTCCTCACGCACCTGTTGGCGGTTCTCTTCGGGATGGGCTCCTGGGTTTCCATCAACGGCCTGTGGGTGGAGCTGCCCCTGATCGTCCCCCAGATCCCCGAGGGATGGTACCTGCCCTCCTACCTCTCGATCCTCATCCAGATGGCCAACGTCGGGCCTCTCTTCGTCACCCTGATGCATCGCTTCCGGCCCGGCGCCCTGAATGAGACGGCGGTCATATACGTGATCATCGTTCTGGGCACCGTGGCCAGTTTCCTGCTGGGTTTCTTCTGGAAGGAGACGGTTGTCGTGGCAGGCGTCAGTCGCAGTGTCGCCCTCCTCGTCTTGACTTTCTTCCTCGCTACCGTCGACTGCACGTCCTCCGTCACCTTCCTGCCCTTCATGATGCGCCTCAAGCCTCAGTATCTAACCACCTACTACATTGGGGAGGGGGTGAGCGGCCTGCTGCCTGCTCTGGTGGCTTTAGTCCAGGGCGTTGGCGTGGTCCACTGCTTAAACAACACACAGTCTCTGAACCACAGCCTGAACGGCtcggtgacctttgacctccaggccCAGTATCAGCCAGCAAACTTCTCGGCTgaggtgtttttcttcttcctgagcGCCATGATGCTGGTGAGCCTGGGGGCCTTCCTGCTGCTGAACTACCACCCCGCCGTGGCCCGAGAGCATCCCACCGGCCGATACACCAACGGCGTGAAAGAGAAATCgcagaaaaacagacagttgGTCGAGCAGAAGCCGATGATGGATCCGTACAAACCCCCGAACCAGAACAGTTTTGGCACCGGCGCTTACAGCTGGATGCAGGTGTTCTACATCTTTGTGATTCTGGCCTGGGCCAACGCTCTGACCAACGTGGTGCTTCCCTCGGTGCAGTCGTACTCTTGCATGCCGTACGGAAACAAGGTCTATCACCTGTCAGCCACCATGGCCGCCGTGTCCAACCCCCTGGCCTGCTTCATCGCCATGTTCCTCCCGATAAG ATCCCTGCTGCTGATGGCAGCtctcaccgtggtcggcactggAGCTGGAGCTTACATAATGGGCACGGCGGTGTTGAGTCCATGTCCTCTGCTGGTTAATGATACCTCGGGTGGTGTCATCATA GTGTTGGCCTGGAtcgtcttcatcctcactctgtCCTACGTGAAGGTGATTATCGGCGTGATCCTGCGTGACGAGGGCCACAGCGCTCTGGTGTGGTGCGGAGCTGTGGTGCAGTTGGGCTCCCTGCTGGGGGCCGTGACCATGTTTCCACTGGTCAGCGTGTACAGCTTCTTCTCATCGGGGGACCCGTGCAACACAAAGTGTCCCTAA